From a region of the Alnus glutinosa chromosome 1, dhAlnGlut1.1, whole genome shotgun sequence genome:
- the LOC133874219 gene encoding ethylene receptor 2-like: MLKALASGLLISLIIISASAAGCNCEDEGSLWSVESILECQKVSDFLIAVAYFSIPIELLYFISCSNVPFKWVLLEFIAFIVLCGLTHLLNGWTYGPHPFQLMLALTVFKILTALVSCATAITLITLIPLLLKVKVREFMLKKKTWDLGREVGIIMKKKEAGLHVRMLTQEIRKSLDRHTILYTTLVELSETLGLQNCAVWMPNENKTEMNLTHEAYRRKYSDTYNSAIPITDPDVADIKMSEEVIVLSPDSALAAASSGDSGEPGSVAAIRMPMLRVSNFKGGTPEMRQACYAILVLVLPSGQPRSWSTQELEIIKVVADQVAVALSHAALLEESQLMREKLVERNQALQQEKTNALMASQARNAFQKVMSDGMRRPMHSILGLLSMMQDENMSSEQQTIVDTMVRASNVLTTLVNDVMDNSRKDSGRFPLEMRSFRLHSVIKEAACLAKCLCVYKGFGFTIEVEKSLPDHVMGDERRVFQVILHMVGNLLNGNDEGGSVMLRVFSESQSQGRNDQRWSTWRYMSSDGDVYIRFEIAINNSSSQSESAISIAQPGGRRYTSDGLEESKSFSICKKLVQLMQGNIWVVPNHQGLAQSMGLVLRFQLRPSIAVAIPEPGESSEHTHSNSLFRGVQVLLVDDDNVNRAVTRKLLEKLGCTVTSVSSGFECLGAIGPSGSSFQIVLLDLHMPELDGFEVAMRIRKYRSHSWPLIVALTASADEDVWERCMHIGMNGIIRKPVLLQGIASELRRVLMQANKVV; encoded by the exons ATGTTAAAGGCATTGGCATCTGGGCTGTTGATTTCACTGATTATTATATCGGCATCTGCAGCCGGATGTAATTGCGAGGATGAGGGTAGCTTATGGAGCGTTGAGAGCATTCTGGAGTGCCAGAAAGTGAGTGATTTCTTGATCGCTGTGGCCTACTTCTCGATCCCCATTGAGCTTCTTTACTTTATTAGCTGTTCGAACGTCCCCTTCAAATGGGTTCTCCTCGAATTCATTGCCTTCATTGTTCTGTGTGGATTGACCCATTTGCTCAATGGCTGGACTTATGGTCCACACCCATTTCAGCTAATGCTGGCTCTCACGGTCTTCAAGATTCTCACTGCTTTGGTCTCATGTGCCACTGCTATAACACTCATCACTCTCATCCCTTTGCTTCTCAAAGTGAAGGTGAGGGAAttcatgttgaagaagaagacttggGATCTTGGCCGAGAGGTTGgaattataatgaaaaagaaagaagctggATTGCATGTTCGGATGCTTACACAAGAGATTCGGAAATCGCTTGATAGGCATACAATTTTGTACACGACCCTGGTCGAGCTATCTGAAACTTTGGGTTTGCAGAACTGTGCAGTTTGGATGCCTAATGAGAATAAAACAGAGATGAACCTGACCCATGAGGCTTATAGGAGGAAATATTCAGATACGTATAATTCTGCTATACCAATTACTGATCCAGATGTTGCAGATATCAAGATGAGTGAGGAAGTGATTGTCCTTAGTCCCGACTCAGCACTTGCTGCTGCAAGCAGTGGAGACTCAGGTGAACCAGGATCGGTGGCTGCAATTCGAATGCCAATGCTTCGGGTTTCCAATTTCAAAGGGGGAACTCCTGAGATGAGACAGGCTTGCTATGCAATATTGGTTTTGGTTCTTCCAAGTGGACAACCTAGGTCTTGGAGCACCCAGGAACTTGAGATAATTAAGGTCGTTGCTGATCAGGTGGCTGTGGCTCTTTCACATGCTGCACTTCTTGAAGAGTCCCAGCTTATGAGAGAGAAGTTGGTAGAGCGAAATCAAGCCTTGCAACAGGAAAAGACGAATGCTTTGATGGCGAGCCAGGCAAGAAACGCATTTCAAAAGGTAATGAGTGATGGAATGAGGAGGCCAATGCACtcaattttgggtttgctttcaATGATGCAGGATGAGAATATGAGTAGCGAACAGCAAACTATTGTTGACACAATGGTGAGGGCCAGCAATGTTTTAACAACTTTGGTAAATGATGTGATGGACAACTCTAGAAAAGATAGTGGAAGATTTCCATTAGAGATGAGATCATTTCGCTTACATTCTGTGATAAAAGAAGCGGCTTGCCTAGCAAAGTGCTTGTGTGTATATAAGGGCTTTGGCTTTACAATTGAGGTTGAGAAGTCACTGCCTGATCATGTAATGGGTGATGAAAGAAGGGTTTTTCAGGTGATTTTGCATATGGTTGGGAACCTGTTGAATGGAAACGATGAAGGGGGATCTGTAATGCTCCGGGTTTTCTCTGAGAGTCAAAGTCAGGGAAGGAATGATCAAAGATGGTCAACCTGGAGATATATGTCCTCTGATGGGGATGTGTATATTAGATTTGAGATTGCGATAAACAACAGCAGTTCTCAGTCGGAGAGTGCCATTTCAATTGCACAGCCTGGTGGTCGGAGGTACACTAGCGATGGACTTGAGGAGAGCAAGAGCTTCAGCATTTGCAAAAAGCTAGTGCAG TTGATGCAAGGGAACATATGGGTGGTCCCTAACCATCAAGGACTTGCTCAAAGCATGGGACTTGTTCTTCGGTTTCAACTCCGACCATCCATTGCAGTAGCCATCCCAGAACCTGGAGAATCTTCAGAGCACACACATTCTAACTCTCTTTTCAGAGGCGTACAAGTTTTATTAGTTGATGATGACAACGTAAACAGGGCCGTGACGCGAAAGCTGCTTGAAAAACTAGGCTGCACTGTTACTTCTGTTTCTTCTGGATTTGAATGCCTTGGTGCTATTGGCCCATCAGGTTCTTCTTTCCAAATCGTTCTTTTGGATCTTCACATGCCGGAGTTGGATGGGTTTGAAGTTGCGATGAGAATTCGGAAGTACCGTAGCCATAGTTGGCCATTGATCGTTGCCTTAACTGCAAGTGCTGATGAAGATGTGTGGGAAAGATGTATGCATATTGGAATGAATGGAATCATTCGGAAACCAGTTCTGTTGCAAGGTATTGCCAGTGAGCTTAGAAGAGTCCTGATGCAAGCAAACAAAGTTGTATGA